In Deinococcus psychrotolerans, the genomic window CGGGTATCGCTGGTCTGGTGCTGACCATCGGCGCGGCAGTGGACGGCAATGTAATTTCCTTCGAGCGCATCAAAGAGGAAATGGGCCGGGGTAAAGGTCTAAAAAACGCCATCAACGTGGGCTACGAACACTCCACCCTGACCATTTTGGACGTGAACGCTTCTCACCTGCTCTCAGCTTTGGCGCTTTACAACTACGCTTCGGGGCCGGTCAAAGGCTTTGCCGTCACTTTGATTATCGGCGTGGTGGCCTCGGCTTTTTCTAACTTGGTGTTCGCCAAGTGGATGCTGTACGCCGTTGCCAACAAGCGCGACTTCAAAGCGCCGTTCCGAATCGGCGTTCCGAACGTCAACTTCATTAAAGCCGCTCCCTTTATCACCACTGCCAGCATCTTGCTGGCCATCGCGGGCGCAACCTTCGTGGGCGTGCGGGGACTGAATTTCGGGGTGGACTTCACCTCCGGCACCAGCATCACCGCCAAAGCTGCCCCAAGCACCACCACCGAGCAGGTTCGCACAGCAGTCACCAGCGCTGGCGTTGCCAACGTAACCGGCCAAAGCACCAGCATCCAGCGCGACATCAACCCGACGGCAGGGGGCGTGACCTACACCATCAAGGTGCCGGAACTGACCAGCGACCAAGTCAAGCTGCTGGACGCCAAAATCAACGCGCTGCCCGGCGGCGAAGTGCAGCAAACCGAAACGGTGGGGCCAGCGGTGGGCGCAGAACTCACCCAGCAAACCATCTACGCTGTGCTGGTGGGCCTGGGCCTGATTCTGGTGTACGTCTGGTTCCGCTTCGACTTCGTGATGGGCTTCGGCTCGGTGATCGCCGTGCTGCACGACGTGGCCATCGTGATGGGCCTCTACGCCGTGGCGAAACTGGAATTCAACATCGCTTCGGTGGCCGCCCTGCTGACCCTGATCGGCTACTCGCTCAACGATTCCATTATCGTGTCTGACCGTATCCGCGAAAATCTCAAGCTGCTGCGCGGCAAGAGCTACCGCGACATCGTGAATATCTCGATCAATCAAACGCTCTCGCGCACGGTGATGACCTCGATCAGCACCATGTTGCCGCTGTTCAGCTTGCTGATTTTCGGCGGCCCGGTGCTGCGCGACTTCTCGATTGCGCTGATCGTGGGTATCGTGATCGGCACTTATTCCAGCATTTATATCGTGGCCCCAATGGTGGTGCTGCTGGAAGAACGCATGGGCAAAAAGGCCGTGACCGGCGCGGCAACACCGACAACGAAGTAAGAACTTCAAAAAGAGGGCGGGCGGCTGATCAAGCTGGCCCGCCTTTTCGTGTCTCTATTTGGGGCTTATCACCGCTCCCTCAGTCGTGATACTGCCAAACCCCGTCTACCCAACTGCGCTGCACCGCGCCGCCCAGCCGCAAATACTCGGCGTGGGCCAAAGTTTCGGCCACTGCAAAGCGGCGACCGCTCGGCGGCAACTCGCGGGCAAACAGCACGAAGCTCAGGTCGTAAGCGTGGCGGGGGCGCTCTCGCACGGCCACAAGGAGCTCATCCAGGCGCTCCAAGTGATGCCCGTGTATTTCCTGCGCCCGCCCCGCCACCTTGTCCATCGTTGGCCCGTAGTGGCCCACCACCGCCTGCACCGGGTCAAGCGCCCTGATGCTTTCAAGAGTGGCAAAGTAATCGCCCAGCGGATCAGGCCGCCCACCCACATACAGCCCGATGTTGGGGGTGATGCGCGGCAAGATGGCGTCTCCGGCGATCAGCAGCTCGGTTTCAGGTTGCCACAACCCCAAGTGCCCGTCGGCGTGGCCCGGCAGCCACAGCACCTGCCACTCGGCCCCGTCCAGCGTCACCTGTTGCCCCGCTTGCAGCGGCGTCAGGCGGACGGCGGGGCAAACCCACTCAGAGGTTTGCGCTTCGCCGACGCCAAAATTCGGCGGCGCACCGTGCTCGGCAAAAAACTGGTGCTGAGCGGGCAACTGCCTTTCCCAGTCCGACCAGAGCCGTTCTTGCTTGACGGAGTGGTCAAGCATCTGCACCGACGCTCCGCTGCGCTCCTCGATCAGCCCCGCCAAGCCG contains:
- the secD gene encoding protein translocase subunit SecD, with the protein product MTFHAPKRPVRRKKAAPQRRNSITTTLAILAVLVLSIAFIWRPWQHREHIGELWGNNFKFITLGLDLEGGLRMTLSPETGTATKDQLEQVKTIIENRINTLGVTEPTVTVSGGKRVVVEIPGATPAVQDSARQIVKQQAKLEFKIVNPGAKQDPAELQRNPASLGYKLSDLGPAEATGSIVAGATAGIDQQRPSVWQVNVNVNPKDSKAFGDFTSKNVQKSMAVVLDGQIKSVATIQSALYNNFQITGSFDSKEASELALVLKSGSLPIKIKVDEERAIGPTLGADAIRSGAIAALVGIAAVFGMLFFYYGFWFGLVGSLGLLFSSVTILGLLGGFGATLTLPGIAGLVLTIGAAVDGNVISFERIKEEMGRGKGLKNAINVGYEHSTLTILDVNASHLLSALALYNYASGPVKGFAVTLIIGVVASAFSNLVFAKWMLYAVANKRDFKAPFRIGVPNVNFIKAAPFITTASILLAIAGATFVGVRGLNFGVDFTSGTSITAKAAPSTTTEQVRTAVTSAGVANVTGQSTSIQRDINPTAGGVTYTIKVPELTSDQVKLLDAKINALPGGEVQQTETVGPAVGAELTQQTIYAVLVGLGLILVYVWFRFDFVMGFGSVIAVLHDVAIVMGLYAVAKLEFNIASVAALLTLIGYSLNDSIIVSDRIRENLKLLRGKSYRDIVNISINQTLSRTVMTSISTMLPLFSLLIFGGPVLRDFSIALIVGIVIGTYSSIYIVAPMVVLLEERMGKKAVTGAATPTTK
- a CDS encoding MBL fold metallo-hydrolase, which encodes MTAAAHPPALHHLRGTLYAALIPIPLPMKTVTVLIDLSPPVTLIDTSINTPEARQALEAALSALGLHWPDIERVIVTHIHPDHYGLAGLIEERSGASVQMLDHSVKQERLWSDWERQLPAQHQFFAEHGAPPNFGVGEAQTSEWVCPAVRLTPLQAGQQVTLDGAEWQVLWLPGHADGHLGLWQPETELLIAGDAILPRITPNIGLYVGGRPDPLGDYFATLESIRALDPVQAVVGHYGPTMDKVAGRAQEIHGHHLERLDELLVAVRERPRHAYDLSFVLFARELPPSGRRFAVAETLAHAEYLRLGGAVQRSWVDGVWQYHD